A genome region from Magnolia sinica isolate HGM2019 chromosome 8, MsV1, whole genome shotgun sequence includes the following:
- the LOC131254217 gene encoding probable LRR receptor-like serine/threonine-protein kinase At3g47570 yields MGEVSGHVRLRQFLSLAFEMFRPGLGSRHPSSDEDEDEDEDDPPARIYSNALGRFSVSNNKLLGEIPSSLGNCLGLEYLCLDGNLFQGSIPPTFANLKGLRLLDLSHNNLSGKIPRYLEKFALDSSLKMSYADLFKATDGFSPTNLIGTGTSGSVYKGFLHCNETIVAVKVFNLQRQGAMRSFMAECEELRNMRQQNLVNILTCCSSIDFKGNDFKALVYEYMSNGSLDMWLHEDGSEQGINRNLKLIQRLDVAINVALFLDYLYNHASIIHRDLKPSNILLDDDMITRMGDFGIARCLDEIAQTMTVVIMGSARYIAPGNNFIYFLS; encoded by the exons ATGGGCGAGGTTAGCGGGCACGTCCGTTTAAggcagtttcttagtttagcgttTGAGATGTTCCGCCCTGGTCTCGGCTCGAGACATCCTTCTTCGgacgaagatgaagatgaggacgaggacgatcCCCCGGCTCGGAT TTACTCGAATGCTCTTGGAAGATTCAGTGTTTCTAATAACAAATTGTTAGGCGAAATTCCAAGCTCGCTAGGCAATTGTCTTGGTTTAGAGTATCTCTGTTTGGATGGGAACTTGTTTCAAGGATCAATTCCTCCAACATTTGCTAATCTAAAAGGCCTTCGACTCCTCGATCTTTCACACAACAACTTATCGGGGAAGATTCCAAGATATCTGGAGAAGTTTGCTCTAGA TTCGTCTTTGAAGATGTCTTATGCGGATCTCTTTAAAGCAACAGATGGGTTCTCTCCTACCAATTTGATTGGCACTGGAACATCTGGCTCTGTATATAAAGGGTTTCTGCATTGTAACGAAACTATAGTAGCAGTGAAAGTCTTCAACCTCCAACGGCAAGGAGCTATGAGGAGCTTCATGGCTGAATGCGAAGAATTGAGAAATATGAGGCAACAGAATCTTGTTAATATCTTAACATGTTGCTCAAGCATTGATTTTAAGggcaatgattttaaagctcTAGTTTATGAGTACATGTCCAATGGAAGTCTAGATATGTGGTTGCATGAAGATGGCAGTGAGCAGGGGATCAATAGGAACTTGAAGCTTATTCAAAGGCTAGATGTAGCTATAAATGTGGCTTTGTTTTTAGATTATCTATATAATCATGCGTCAATCATTCATCGAGATTTAAAACCAAGCAACATCCttcttgatgatgatatgattactcGCATGGGTGATTTTGGGATAGCCAGGTGCTTAGATGAGATTGCTCAAACTATGACGGTTGTGATCATGGGATCTGCTAGGTACATCGCTCCAGGTAAcaatttcatctatttcctttcATAA